Proteins encoded within one genomic window of Fragaria vesca subsp. vesca linkage group LG1, FraVesHawaii_1.0, whole genome shotgun sequence:
- the LOC101292065 gene encoding uncharacterized protein LOC101292065 gives MEKMSKFSKSTSFSPTTSFTRSTSFNRSQSLKSRTLSVTTPTSCQSSWVSWVSLFSWVSRWFNTLIVTGIFISFLIALYGGYLYVMPSLSLTFHGYGVLKHANLISSCDVFDGSWVFDDNYPLYNATECPFVEQGFNCLANGRRDKHYLKYSWKPNNCDIPRFDVPSILEKLRGKRVVFVGDSMSRTQWESLICLLMTGVEDKKSVYEVNGNKITKQIRYLSVHFSSFNFTIEFFRSVFLVQHGWLPRHAPKRVKSILKLDKLDDISNQWINSDILIFNTGQWWVPEKLFDLGCYFQFGNSLKLGMSIPTAFRTALDTWASWVEEKIDTNRTRVFFRTFEPSHWSDPTRRFCNVTLHPMVDTRNRDKSIFSDTVHEVVKNMTINVAVLHVTSMSSFRSDAHVGNWSDKPSFPDCSHWCLPGLPDVWNEIILFYLPYDSKGILAWHFGGSQG, from the exons ATGGAGAAAATGAGCAAATTTAGTAAGAGTACGTCGTTCAGCCCGACTACATCTTTCACTAGGAGTACATCATTTAATAGAAGTCAATCATTGAAATCAAGAACCTTGAGTGTAACAACCCCAACCAGCTGTCAATCTAGCTGGGTATCGTGGGTTAGTCTGTTTAGTTGGGTCTCGCGTTGGTTTAACACACTCATAGTGACTGGCATTTTCATTTCGTTTCTCATTGCCCTTTATGGGGGCTATCTGTATGTCATGCCAAGTCTCAGCCTCACTTTTCATGGTTATGGTGTTTTGAAACATGCTAATTTGATAAGCAGCTGCGATGTGTTTGATGGAAGTTGGGTTTTCGATGATAATTATCCATTGTACAATGCTACGGAGTGTCCCTTTGTGGAGCAGGGTTTCAATTGTTTGGCTAATGGTCGTAGAGATAAGCATTATTTGAAATATAGTTGGAAACCTAACAATTGTGACATTCCAAGATTTGACGTGCCGAGTATATTAGAGAAGCTTAGAGGAAAAAGAGTTGTTTTTGTGGGGGATTCTATGAGTAGAACACAGTGGGAGTCACTAATTTGCTTGCTCATGACTGGGGTGGAGGATAAGAAGAGTGTGTATGAAGTCAACGGTAATAAGATTACGAAACAGATCAGATATTTGAGTGTTCACTTTAGTTCCTTCAATTTTACTATTGAGTTCTTTCGATCAGTTTTCTTGGTTCAACATGGTTGGTTGCCTAGACATGCTCCAAAGAGGGTCAAGTCTATACTTAAGTTGGACAAGTTAGATGACATTAGCAATCAGTGGATTAATTCTGATATTCTGATATTCAACACTGGACAGTGGTGGGTTCCGGAAAAACTATTTGACTT GGGTTGCTATTTCCAGTTTGGAAACTCACTAAAGCTTGGAATGTCAATTCCTACTGCCTTTAGAACAGCACTGGATACTTGGGCATCATGGGTTGAGGAAAAAATCGACACTAACAGAACTCGTGTCTTTTTTCGGACTTTTGAGCCCTCTCACTGGAG TGATCCAACTCGTAGATTTTGCAATGTGACTCTTCACCCAATGGTAGACACCAGAAATAGAGACAAAAGCATTTTTTCAGACACTGTGCATGAGGTGGTAAAGAATATGACAATTAATGTAGCCGTTCTTCATGTAACTTCAATGTCATCTTTCCGAAGTGATGCACACGTTGGTAACTGGAGCGATAAACCATCTTTTCCTGATTGTAGCCACTGGTGTTTACCAGGTTTACCTGATGTGTGGAATGAAATCATCCTCTTTTACCTGCCTTATGACTCTAAGGGGATTCTA GCTTGGCATTTTGGTGGATCCCAAGGTTGA